The region CACTAATGCCCCTCATTCACTCCTCCAGCCCACTTCTGGCCGATCCAAAGGGATTTATCCCTTTCATCTCGGGCCCCTACCCGCACACGCCCAAAAAAAATGGACCCGAATCATCGGGTCCCAACAGCAGTTATATTTTCAAAAGGGGGTCATGTACTTAGTTTAACCGCTGACTGTTAGAGTTTGATAACGGCATTATTTCATTTGTGTGACAATGTGAATACTTTCATTACATCGCCCGAGCCGTCTGCCATCGGCAGGGTCCGCTCCAGGGTCAGGCCGTTCCTTAGCATGACCTGGGCGGACCGGTAATTATCCCCCCGGCAGCGTCCCTCGACCCTCTTCAGTCCAAGTTCGCTGAAACCGTAGGCCAGCAGCAATCCCAGTGCCTCAGTCGCATATCCGCGCCCCCACCATGAAGGATTCAGCATATAGCCCAGTACCGCCTGGCCCTCCTGCCGGTTCCAATTCTGCAAGGAGATTGATCCGATCAGCTCCGGCTGGTCTAAGATATAGATTCCTGCATGCAGCGCGCCGGGATCGTAGCCATGCAGCATCCGGGTCACCAGCTTATCCAGCACGCCCTGCCTTGAAGTCGATGCATGACGCAGCTGAATATGCGGCTGTACCTCCGGATGGGAGAGGAGCGACTTCAGCAGCGCTCCGTCGCCAGACGCCATATTCTTCAGTTCCACCATAGAGCCTTGCAGCGACATCCCCATGATCATCTCATAAGTGCTCATGAACTTCTCCCTCTTCTTCTCCCGCCTATGGCGCCCCTCTCTTGCAGTCCGGCTACCCCCGGCGCAGAGTCAGCACGGTAAGCTCCGGGCGGCACAGGAAGCGCAGCGGCATCATTGTCTCGCCGAAGCCCCTGTTCACATACACCGGCATCGCCTTATTCTCTGTATAATACAAGCCGTCTATGTATTTCTTAGATCCGTAAGGCGTGAACGGCGCTCCGACCAGCGGCAGACGAATCTGACCGCCATGACTATGACCTGAGAGCTGAAGATGAAAAGGATAGGCTTCCGCCACCTCGGCGTAATCCGGCTCATGCATCAGCAGCACCGTGAAGATGCCTTCTGGAATATCCAGGACAGCTGCCTCCGGGTCCGGCTTGCCGTGCAGCATGTCATCCAGTCCTGCTACGGCAATCGTCGCTCCGCCTTGCTTGATCAGATAAGACTCGTTCCGCAGGACGCGGAATCCGGCCTCCGTCAGCAGACGGGTCAGCAGCTCCGTATTCTTGTAATCATGGTTCCCGAGGATGGCATACTTCCCAAGCGGGGCCTGCAGCTCCGCCAGCAGAGGGACTGCATCGGTCAGATCTTCAGCATAGCTGTCTACGATATCCCCGGTGAAGCAGATCAGATCCGGCTGTTCTTCCTTGATATGCTTCGTCAGCCGGGCCAGATCCTTCGCATCCTTGTTGAAGCCCAGATGCACATCGCTGAAATGGACCAGCCGGGTCCCTGCGAACGCGGACGGCAGCTCGGCAAGCGGCAGCTCCCGGCGGGTCACCTCTAACCAGTTCGGCTCTCCCTGCCAGGCATAGCCGCCGGCGAGGAGGCCTGCGCCGACTACCGCGCCTGCCCCCCGGGCCAGGAACTGTCGGCGGGTCATCTTGCGGCCGCCCCGGCCTTCCGGCTTCGGGGGGCCAGTTCCCGCGCCGTCCGCCGCAGCGGAAACTGTACGTTCGGGAGAGCCTCCGAACGATTTTTTCATAGGGAGATTCTCCTCTCTGTCTTGAATTCTAATCGGGTTATTGTCGATCCTCTACGGCTTCATCCACCTTGTCATCAATATCTACTTCAATGGCTGCCTCAACCTCTTCCTCTGTGGTATTTCCCCCAAGAATCTTGCGGAACAAGCCCAGCATGGATAGCGCATAAGCGACCGTAATGAAGCTGAAGCAAATCTGCATAACTACAACCAGCCTTGAGGTATTGTCTATGGGAGCTATATCCCCGTAACCGACTGTCGTAAAAGTAGCCACGCTGAAATAGAGGAACGTAATGAACTGGCTAAGCAGATCCTCGCCCAACCCTTTTCCCTGGAACGAGGACTGTCCAAACAACTTATATATCGATGTATATACGACTGTAAAAAAAATAATACAGGTGAATGCAGCGATGCTGATCCGGACCAGCGTCTGCTGCAGCCTGACCTCCTTGCTGTTGGAATCCCTGATTTCATGGAAAATAAACAGAATATAGAACAAGACTGAAGCCAGGACAAAAAACAGAATCAGTCCGCGCAGTCCCCGGTTGCCAGGTACAATCGTACCCAGATCGATTAGGTTCAGCAGATCCTCCACTGAGATCAGCGCATAGATGAGAATAGGAGCGAGCAGCACGCCTCGGCCTATCCAGCTCAGCTTCAACCGGGCAAACCTCACTACCAGGAATACAATGACAATGATATTGAAAGCCCAGATCCACCATGCCATGGCCTTTACACTCCTGTTCTATGCTCCCGGCTTCCCGCCGGGAAGGTCCTTATCCGGTCCTGCTTATACTCGCAGAGCAGCGGCTTGCCCGGACTTATACTACCCCTTAGTGCGCTGACCGGCTCCGGTCTTAGCCCGCGAGTCCTCCTCCGGTCCGCTAATGACCTTGATCCGGCATTCTTCCTCAGGAGCCTCGCGGTAGGCGCGGGCAATTCCCTTATCCTTAATGTCCGCCCGGCTGACCCGCCGCTGCTTGAAGCTCACTTCAACCTCCTGCGTGAACGGAAACGGAGTCAGGGTCAGCGTAGCGCTGTCCTGCCACTCCGCCTCAATGGCACGGCCGGAGGTGAAGCTGAACTCCTCGCTGCCGGAGAAGCCGTCTACGAACCAGGGGTGCTTCTCGGATTCGGCGCTGCCCGGCTTGCTCAGCGCCAGGAACAGCGACAGATCGTCGCAGAATTGCAGCAGTCTGGCGTCATAATACAGCTCGCCTTCTTCAAGCGGCTTGCTCTGCTCCAGCGCCCGGTGGATACGGGCGCGGCGGTCCGCTTCACCCTCCAGATATTGTGTCAGCTCCGGGCATTCCTCACCCGACACCTCAATTAACCGTTCAAAATGCGAGCTGCACAGCAGCGCCCCGTATGGGGTCTTCGCTTCCACCTCATCAATTCCCCGTCTATAAAAGGTCAGCTTCGGCACAACCGGGAAATCAAGGAAGCTGTAAGGCAGCCCCTCCGCATCATTCCAGAACGGTGTCTCATCCAGATCAATCCAGCCCCGGTCATGGTTGCTTACTGCCCACAGCACCTCAGCCCGGCGGCCTTCCGCAGGCGTATGCTCTTCCTTGAACCACTTAGCAAATTCTCCGGCCAGCAGCCCGTGCTCATGCTGCTTCGTCATTACAAGCGTTCCATCCTGTTCACGGCAAATCACAGTCATTCCTCCCCCTTATCCGCTACGCTGGCGGCTATCTTCAAAATATAAGAATTTATAGGTTTTACGCTATAAATTATCCTTCTATTTCTCGCTGAAACGATACCGTCCTTAAAAGGACGGCAAAGCCGTTTCCACTTGGCTATGTAGATTATAACATATCCACCTATATTTATCGGAACCTGCGGACGTATGGCTATTCTATGCAGCTTCAGGCTCTTCATTACAGGCTGTCTACACATGTACCCCTTTTCCAGCCGGCCAGAAACATCCGTACCTGTAACAATGCCGGGCGCAGCCAAACAGGCCACCCAGTAATGACATCTGAATGGCCTGCTACGATTCTGTTTATAGACGAATGGTCTGAAAAATGCTCAGACTCCCAGCCAACGCTTGAACATATGCTTGGTTGTCTGCTTGTTGATCTCGGCAATGGAGGTCGTGAGCGGAATGCCCTTCGGGCAGGCACGCACACAGTTCTGCGAGTTGCCGCAGCCATCGATGCCGCCGTCATCCATGAGCGCATCCAGGC is a window of Paenibacillus sp. FSL H3-0469 DNA encoding:
- a CDS encoding GNAT family N-acetyltransferase, whose product is MSTYEMIMGMSLQGSMVELKNMASGDGALLKSLLSHPEVQPHIQLRHASTSRQGVLDKLVTRMLHGYDPGALHAGIYILDQPELIGSISLQNWNRQEGQAVLGYMLNPSWWGRGYATEALGLLLAYGFSELGLKRVEGRCRGDNYRSAQVMLRNGLTLERTLPMADGSGDVMKVFTLSHK
- a CDS encoding metallophosphoesterase codes for the protein MKKSFGGSPERTVSAAADGAGTGPPKPEGRGGRKMTRRQFLARGAGAVVGAGLLAGGYAWQGEPNWLEVTRRELPLAELPSAFAGTRLVHFSDVHLGFNKDAKDLARLTKHIKEEQPDLICFTGDIVDSYAEDLTDAVPLLAELQAPLGKYAILGNHDYKNTELLTRLLTEAGFRVLRNESYLIKQGGATIAVAGLDDMLHGKPDPEAAVLDIPEGIFTVLLMHEPDYAEVAEAYPFHLQLSGHSHGGQIRLPLVGAPFTPYGSKKYIDGLYYTENKAMPVYVNRGFGETMMPLRFLCRPELTVLTLRRG
- a CDS encoding ion channel — protein: MAWWIWAFNIIVIVFLVVRFARLKLSWIGRGVLLAPILIYALISVEDLLNLIDLGTIVPGNRGLRGLILFFVLASVLFYILFIFHEIRDSNSKEVRLQQTLVRISIAAFTCIIFFTVVYTSIYKLFGQSSFQGKGLGEDLLSQFITFLYFSVATFTTVGYGDIAPIDNTSRLVVVMQICFSFITVAYALSMLGLFRKILGGNTTEEEVEAAIEVDIDDKVDEAVEDRQ
- a CDS encoding DUF3891 family protein, whose amino-acid sequence is MICREQDGTLVMTKQHEHGLLAGEFAKWFKEEHTPAEGRRAEVLWAVSNHDRGWIDLDETPFWNDAEGLPYSFLDFPVVPKLTFYRRGIDEVEAKTPYGALLCSSHFERLIEVSGEECPELTQYLEGEADRRARIHRALEQSKPLEEGELYYDARLLQFCDDLSLFLALSKPGSAESEKHPWFVDGFSGSEEFSFTSGRAIEAEWQDSATLTLTPFPFTQEVEVSFKQRRVSRADIKDKGIARAYREAPEEECRIKVISGPEEDSRAKTGAGQRTKG